Proteins encoded by one window of Nasonia vitripennis strain AsymCx chromosome 5, Nvit_psr_1.1, whole genome shotgun sequence:
- the LOC100122138 gene encoding gamma-glutamyl cyclotransferase-like venom protein isoform X1, with translation MPAIEMDSKIVMVAMLLALAATQFSHASPLEVASSNESPKNMSRTFFYFAYGSNLLSQRIHIKNPTAVQRYIGKLKEHRLDFIHYSKNWRGSVSTIVPDVKSEVWGVIWEINLEDLAHLDDQEGVHENIYFPKNVSIRTPEGETIECRTYQECVLPEKYVPPSELPPERQPSFVYLNTIIRGAKEFHIPEEYIRFIESFKHNGYTGEVELHGKSE, from the exons ATGCCGGCCATTGAAATGGATAGTAAAATAGTAATGGTAGCAATGCTCTTAGCTTTAGCTGCAACTCAATTCTCACATGCGAGTCCACTTGAg GTAGCAAGTTCTAATGAATCGCCAAAGAACATGTCTCGTACTTTCTTTTACTTTGCTTATGGCAGCAATCTCCTGAGCCAAAGAATTCATATTAAGAATCCTACTGCAGTCCAAAGATATATTGGCAAACTTAAG gaaCATCGTCTTGATTTTATCCACTATTCAAAAAATTGGAGAGGCAGTGTCTCAACTATTGTCCCTGATGTAAAATCTGAAGTTTGGGGAGTTATATGGGAAATTAATTTGGAAGACCTGGCCCATTTAGATGACCAGGAAGGAGTgcatgaaaatatatattttccaAAGAACGTTAGCATAAGAACCCCTGAAGGAGAAACTATTGAATGCAGAACATATCAGGAATGTGTATTGCCAGAAAAATATGTGCCACCGAGTGAGCTGCCACCTGAAAGACAACCATCCTTTGTATATTT AAATACTATAATACGAGGAGCAAAAGAATTTCACATTCCAGAAGAATACATACGATTCATTGAATCTTTTAAACACAATGGCTACACGGGTGAAGTAGAACTG CATGGAAAATCAGAATGA
- the LOC116417785 gene encoding atypical kinase COQ8B, mitochondrial isoform X1, which translates to MAGRKTSDAVAIVRGMKIIVDAILREQEKKFPHMMKQTNIQNFADERFKGLEKLLGDIDASKVPENLRKDLKEFAERLYVIEKGLSQYTKVRFEEVLGKTNVSEILTKDLSDLSKKLYVYNPAKDPKEVPIRSDKPSTENVQSILDNSHNAQTSTSSKTVNKSKQSPVKFSSVKEKIETIGTIHTDIPPIELSEKDKELLRKLELEHEEKIRKRKSLESEKFDNKQSVQSVNIESTEDQKQKNPRPIAHEKPKDTLSESAKARKVPATRIGRMVSFGTLGVGLGIGTLAEYTRRSLGLKDQSVGQTLDSMFLTKANAERIVSTLCKVRGAALKIGQILSIQDNTIISPELQKAFERVRQSADFMPTWQVHKVLVSELGHDWREKLATFDEKPFAAASIGQVHHATLHDGRPVAMKIQYPGVAAGIQSDIENLVGVMKVWNMFPEGMFIDNVVEVAKRELSWEVDYVREAECTRLYRKYVEPYPEYYVPEVIDEFCTSQVFTSELIEGVPVDKCVDQDKETKEHICRLIMQLCLKELFVFRYMQTDPNWSNFFYNPRTKQMILLDFGACRSYTKEFMDKYIEVINGASEGDRHKVLTISREMGFLTGYESKIMEEAHVDAVMILGQVFDKDHEYFDFGGQDVTKRIQALVPTIVHHRLCPPPEEIYSLHRKLSGVFLLCAKLNVKINCRDMFHEVYKNYKFA; encoded by the exons ATGGCTGGGCGCAAAACCTCTGATGCTGTTGCAATTGTGCGAGGGATGAAAATTATTGTCGATGCAATATTGCGAGAGCAGGAAAAGAAGTTTCCTCATATGATGAAACAGACCAATATACAAAATTTCGCCGACGAGAGATTCAAAGGTTTGGAAAAGTTATTGGGAGATATAGATGCAAGTAAGGTTCCT GAAAACTTAAGGAAGGATTTGAAGGAATTCGCAGAAAGATTATACGTAATTGAGAAAGGCCTCTCACAATATACAAAAGTAAGATTTGAAGAAGTTTTGGGCAAAACAAATGTGTctgaaattttaacaaaagatttgagtgatttaagtAAAAAACTATACGTTTATAATCCTGCGAAAGATCCTAAAGAAGTGCCTATTCGTAGCGACAAGCCTTCTACAGAAAATGTACAAAGTATTTTAGACAATAGCCATAATGCACAAACAAGCACAAGTTCAAAAACTGTTAACAAGAGTAAACAGTCACCAGTTAAATTTTCAAGTGtcaaagaaaaaattgaaactatCGGCACTATTCACACAGACATACCACCAATAGAATTATCAGAAAAAGACAAGGAATTGCTAAGAAAATTAGAGCTAGAGcacgaagaaaaaataaggaaaCGAAAAAGTTTAGAAtcagaaaaatttgataataagCAGTCAGTACAGTCTGTAAATATTGAAAGTACTGAAGATCAGAAACAGAAAAATCCGCGTCCAATAGCGCATGAAAAACCAAAAGACACA CTATCAGAAAGTGCAAAGGCCAGAAAAGTTCCAGCAACAAGGATAGGAAGAATGGTCAGTTTTGGAACACTTGGAGTTGGACTGGGTATTGGAACACTAGCTGAATACACCCGCAGAAGTTTGGGATTAAAGGATCAAAGTGTTGGTCAAACTCTTGACAGTATGTTTCTTACAAAGGCCAATGCTGAACGTATAGTATCTACTTTATGTAAAGTAAGAGGTGCAGCTTTGAAAATTGGCCAAATCCTCAGTATTCAAGATAATACAATAATCAGTCCAGAATTACAAAAAGCTTTTGAACGTGTTAGACAAAGTGCAGATTTTATGCCAACTTGGCAAGTGCAT AAAGTTCTTGTGAGCGAACTAGGACACGATTGGAGAGAAAAATTAGCAACATTTGATGAAAAACCATTTGCAGCAGCTTCTATTG GACAAGTGCATCATGCTACCTTACATGATGGAAGACCTGTTGCAATGAAAATTCAGTATCCAGGAGTAGCAGCTGGAATTCAAAGTGATATTGAGAATTTGGTTGGAGTCATGAAG GTGTGGAACATGTTTCCTGAAGGGATGTTCATTGATAATGTTGTTGAAGTTGCTAAAAGAGAATTGTCTTGGGAAGTTGATTATGTCAGAGAAGCTGAATGCACTAGGTTGTACAGAAAATATGTGGAACCTTATCCCGAGTATTACGTACCAGAAGTCATTG ATGAATTCTGCACATCACAAGTATTCACttctgaattaattgaagGAGTGCCAGTGGATAAATGTGTGGATCAGGATAAGGAAACAAAGGAACATATTTGCAGGCTTATAATGCAATTGTGcttgaaagaattatttgTATTTCGATACATGCAAACTGATCCTAATTGGTCCAACTTTTTCTACAATCCGAGAACAAAGCAG ATGATACTGTTAGATTTTGGAGCGTGTCGAAGTTACACTAAAGAATTTATGGATAAATATATTGAAGTAATCAATGGAGCTAGCGAAGGAGATCGGCATAAAGTATTAACTATTTCTAGAGAAATGGGATTTCTAACTGGATATGAATCAAAG ATCATGGAAGAAGCGCACGTAGATGCAGTGATGATTTTAGGCCAAGTATTTGATAAGGATCATGAATATTTCGATTTTGGAGGTCAAGATGTTACAAAAAG GATACAGGCATTAGTTCCAACTATTGTTCATCATCGTCTATGCCCTCCACCAGAAGAGATTTACAGTTTACACAGAAAATTGTCAGGTGTATTCTTACTATGCGCAAAGCTAAACGTCAAGATAAATTGTCGCGATATGTTCCATGAAGTCTACAAAAACTATAAGTTTGCATAA
- the LOC116417785 gene encoding atypical kinase COQ8B, mitochondrial isoform X2 has product MQENLRKDLKEFAERLYVIEKGLSQYTKVRFEEVLGKTNVSEILTKDLSDLSKKLYVYNPAKDPKEVPIRSDKPSTENVQSILDNSHNAQTSTSSKTVNKSKQSPVKFSSVKEKIETIGTIHTDIPPIELSEKDKELLRKLELEHEEKIRKRKSLESEKFDNKQSVQSVNIESTEDQKQKNPRPIAHEKPKDTLSESAKARKVPATRIGRMVSFGTLGVGLGIGTLAEYTRRSLGLKDQSVGQTLDSMFLTKANAERIVSTLCKVRGAALKIGQILSIQDNTIISPELQKAFERVRQSADFMPTWQVHKVLVSELGHDWREKLATFDEKPFAAASIGQVHHATLHDGRPVAMKIQYPGVAAGIQSDIENLVGVMKVWNMFPEGMFIDNVVEVAKRELSWEVDYVREAECTRLYRKYVEPYPEYYVPEVIDEFCTSQVFTSELIEGVPVDKCVDQDKETKEHICRLIMQLCLKELFVFRYMQTDPNWSNFFYNPRTKQMILLDFGACRSYTKEFMDKYIEVINGASEGDRHKVLTISREMGFLTGYESKIMEEAHVDAVMILGQVFDKDHEYFDFGGQDVTKRIQALVPTIVHHRLCPPPEEIYSLHRKLSGVFLLCAKLNVKINCRDMFHEVYKNYKFA; this is encoded by the exons ATGCAA GAAAACTTAAGGAAGGATTTGAAGGAATTCGCAGAAAGATTATACGTAATTGAGAAAGGCCTCTCACAATATACAAAAGTAAGATTTGAAGAAGTTTTGGGCAAAACAAATGTGTctgaaattttaacaaaagatttgagtgatttaagtAAAAAACTATACGTTTATAATCCTGCGAAAGATCCTAAAGAAGTGCCTATTCGTAGCGACAAGCCTTCTACAGAAAATGTACAAAGTATTTTAGACAATAGCCATAATGCACAAACAAGCACAAGTTCAAAAACTGTTAACAAGAGTAAACAGTCACCAGTTAAATTTTCAAGTGtcaaagaaaaaattgaaactatCGGCACTATTCACACAGACATACCACCAATAGAATTATCAGAAAAAGACAAGGAATTGCTAAGAAAATTAGAGCTAGAGcacgaagaaaaaataaggaaaCGAAAAAGTTTAGAAtcagaaaaatttgataataagCAGTCAGTACAGTCTGTAAATATTGAAAGTACTGAAGATCAGAAACAGAAAAATCCGCGTCCAATAGCGCATGAAAAACCAAAAGACACA CTATCAGAAAGTGCAAAGGCCAGAAAAGTTCCAGCAACAAGGATAGGAAGAATGGTCAGTTTTGGAACACTTGGAGTTGGACTGGGTATTGGAACACTAGCTGAATACACCCGCAGAAGTTTGGGATTAAAGGATCAAAGTGTTGGTCAAACTCTTGACAGTATGTTTCTTACAAAGGCCAATGCTGAACGTATAGTATCTACTTTATGTAAAGTAAGAGGTGCAGCTTTGAAAATTGGCCAAATCCTCAGTATTCAAGATAATACAATAATCAGTCCAGAATTACAAAAAGCTTTTGAACGTGTTAGACAAAGTGCAGATTTTATGCCAACTTGGCAAGTGCAT AAAGTTCTTGTGAGCGAACTAGGACACGATTGGAGAGAAAAATTAGCAACATTTGATGAAAAACCATTTGCAGCAGCTTCTATTG GACAAGTGCATCATGCTACCTTACATGATGGAAGACCTGTTGCAATGAAAATTCAGTATCCAGGAGTAGCAGCTGGAATTCAAAGTGATATTGAGAATTTGGTTGGAGTCATGAAG GTGTGGAACATGTTTCCTGAAGGGATGTTCATTGATAATGTTGTTGAAGTTGCTAAAAGAGAATTGTCTTGGGAAGTTGATTATGTCAGAGAAGCTGAATGCACTAGGTTGTACAGAAAATATGTGGAACCTTATCCCGAGTATTACGTACCAGAAGTCATTG ATGAATTCTGCACATCACAAGTATTCACttctgaattaattgaagGAGTGCCAGTGGATAAATGTGTGGATCAGGATAAGGAAACAAAGGAACATATTTGCAGGCTTATAATGCAATTGTGcttgaaagaattatttgTATTTCGATACATGCAAACTGATCCTAATTGGTCCAACTTTTTCTACAATCCGAGAACAAAGCAG ATGATACTGTTAGATTTTGGAGCGTGTCGAAGTTACACTAAAGAATTTATGGATAAATATATTGAAGTAATCAATGGAGCTAGCGAAGGAGATCGGCATAAAGTATTAACTATTTCTAGAGAAATGGGATTTCTAACTGGATATGAATCAAAG ATCATGGAAGAAGCGCACGTAGATGCAGTGATGATTTTAGGCCAAGTATTTGATAAGGATCATGAATATTTCGATTTTGGAGGTCAAGATGTTACAAAAAG GATACAGGCATTAGTTCCAACTATTGTTCATCATCGTCTATGCCCTCCACCAGAAGAGATTTACAGTTTACACAGAAAATTGTCAGGTGTATTCTTACTATGCGCAAAGCTAAACGTCAAGATAAATTGTCGCGATATGTTCCATGAAGTCTACAAAAACTATAAGTTTGCATAA
- the LOC100122096 gene encoding protein roadkill: MDSLKSTLSDRGEVIETNSKFKWNIAHFPDYCACSGERLLSPIFSSGSNAEYKWRMELYPFNYHYADRDYLSLYILSENDFAVAASYELSVLDEYSSTLNKRVTNNQKFSKINESWGFHKYIAREDVSKVLEKLADDTLTILLELSSVYVPDRRAKIPGNYTISSAVQRKILLNYERLLTDELYCDVTLISAEGKELHAHKAVLSAGSEYFASMFKHDMIEKQENLVTIEDMDHDTIKELLRFIYAGKVENLEKLAKSLYLAADRCGIEELMNLCSDYFCRTLSLSNAVDYLSFGYLYNIELLKNTAKKYIVGNAKHFVDQPEFNSLNNQHTEIIFSLFQELVAQTK; the protein is encoded by the coding sequence ATGGattctttaaaatcaacatTGAGCGATCGTGGCGAAGTTATCGAaacaaattcaaaattcaagtggAACATAGCCCATTTTCCGGATTACTGTGCATGTTCGGGCGAACGACTTCTATCGCCCATTTTTTCAAGCGGTAGTAACGCCGAGTACAAGTGGCGTATGGAGTTGTACCCGTTTAACTATCATTACGCAGATAGGGATTACCTCTCATTGTACATTTTATCGGAAAACGATTTTGCAGTGGCAGCCTCGTACGAGCTATCTGTTTTGGACGAATACTCAAGTACGCTCAACAAGAGGGTAACGAACAACCAGAAGTTCAGCAAAATCAATGAATCCTGGGGCTTTCACAAGTACATCGCCAGGGAAGACGTCTCGAAAGTTTTAGAAAAACTTGCCGATGATACACTGACTATTTTGCTCGAGCTCTCGTCTGTTTACGTTCCCGATCGGCGGGCCAAAATTCCAGGAAACTACACTATCTCGAGCGCCGTGCAGCGTAAGATACTGCTAAATTACGAGCGCTTGTTGACGGACGAACTATATTGCGACGTGACACTGATCAGTGCCGAAGGTAAGGAGTTGCACGCACACAAGGCTGTATTGTCAGCTGGGAGCGAGTATTTCGCATCCATGTTCAAGCACGACATGATTGAGAAACAGGAGAATTTGGTCACGATCGAAGACATGGATCACGATACGATCAAAGAGTTGCTCAGGTTCATCTACGCTGGAAAGGTCGAAAATCTCGAGAAATTGGCCAAGAGTTTGTACTTAGCAGCTGATAGGTGTGGAATCGAAGAGCTGATGAACTTGTGCTCGGATTATTTTTGTCGGACTCTGAGCCTGAGCAACGCCGTTGATTATTTGTCGTTCGGATACCTTTACAATATCGAACTGTTGAAGAACACAGCCAAGAAGTACATTGTAGGCAACGCGAAGCACTTCGTCGACCAACCGGAATTCAATTCGTTGAATAATCAGCATACCGAGATAATCTTCTCGCTCTTTCAAGAACTCGTGGCACAGACGAAATAG
- the LOC100122138 gene encoding gamma-glutamyl cyclotransferase-like venom protein isoform 1 precursor (isoform 1 precursor is encoded by transcript variant 1), with product MVAMLLALAATQFSHASPLEVASSNESPKNMSRTFFYFAYGSNLLSQRIHIKNPTAVQRYIGKLKEHRLDFIHYSKNWRGSVSTIVPDVKSEVWGVIWEINLEDLAHLDDQEGVHENIYFPKNVSIRTPEGETIECRTYQECVLPEKYVPPSELPPERQPSFVYLNTIIRGAKEFHIPEEYIRFIESFKHNGYTGEVELHGKSE from the exons ATGGTAGCAATGCTCTTAGCTTTAGCTGCAACTCAATTCTCACATGCGAGTCCACTTGAg GTAGCAAGTTCTAATGAATCGCCAAAGAACATGTCTCGTACTTTCTTTTACTTTGCTTATGGCAGCAATCTCCTGAGCCAAAGAATTCATATTAAGAATCCTACTGCAGTCCAAAGATATATTGGCAAACTTAAG gaaCATCGTCTTGATTTTATCCACTATTCAAAAAATTGGAGAGGCAGTGTCTCAACTATTGTCCCTGATGTAAAATCTGAAGTTTGGGGAGTTATATGGGAAATTAATTTGGAAGACCTGGCCCATTTAGATGACCAGGAAGGAGTgcatgaaaatatatattttccaAAGAACGTTAGCATAAGAACCCCTGAAGGAGAAACTATTGAATGCAGAACATATCAGGAATGTGTATTGCCAGAAAAATATGTGCCACCGAGTGAGCTGCCACCTGAAAGACAACCATCCTTTGTATATTT AAATACTATAATACGAGGAGCAAAAGAATTTCACATTCCAGAAGAATACATACGATTCATTGAATCTTTTAAACACAATGGCTACACGGGTGAAGTAGAACTG CATGGAAAATCAGAATGA